One Chaetodon trifascialis isolate fChaTrf1 chromosome 13, fChaTrf1.hap1, whole genome shotgun sequence DNA segment encodes these proteins:
- the abcg8 gene encoding ATP-binding cassette sub-family G member 8: protein MDSDTGFVHVNGFSQQHQDTELFSTEEDSSLYFTYSGGCNELEVNSLHYEVDTAAQIPWYERLSEFKLPWEIKGNKQTAINKLSLRVRSGQMLAVIGSSGCGKTSLLDILTCRDEGGTMTSGQVLINGKPNTPQLVKKSIAHVRQDDRLLPHLTVRETLVFVAKLRLPTHFTQAQREQRVDDVIAELRLRQCAHTRVGNDYVRGVSGGERRRVSIAVQLLWNPGILILDEPTSGLDSFTAHNLVITLSRLARGNRLVLLSVHQPRSDIFQLFDLVVLLSSGSAVYCGAARDMVPYFTALGYPCPRYCNPSDFYVDLISIDRRSLDREAECLQRATVLAEHFMEKVRDSEDHMWKPAGTDMPTSESPQQPSTEIKEEVITVSNQRDRLPGRLQQFTILIRRHMHNDYRDLVTVLVHGFEALLMSLLVGCLYYGAGDERLSIQDTVALLYMIGALTPFAVVLDVIAKCHTERAMLYHELEDGMYSVTSYFFAKVLGELPEHCVFTLVYGLPIYWLAGLNEAPERFLLNFLLVWLMVYCSRAMALFVAAALPTLQTSAFMGNSLFTVFYLTGGFVISLENMWLVASWISHVSFMRWGFEGLLQVQFRGTIYPITVSNHTIYIDGIYMVRIMNMDQYPLYACYLVLLAVCLAFMALYYLSLKFIKQKSSQDW, encoded by the exons ATGGACTCAGACACTGGCTTCGTCCATGTAAATGGCTTCTCTCAG CAACATCAAGACACAGAGCTGTTCTCCACAGAAGAGGACAGCAGCCTCTACTTCACCTACAGCGGAGGGTGCAACGAGCTGGAGGTCAACAGCCTGCACTATGAG GTGGACACAGCGGCTCAGATCCCCTGGTATGAGAGGCTGTCAGAGTTCAAGTTGCCATGGGAGATAAAAGGAAACAAGCAGACGGCCATCAACAAGCTCAGCCTGCGAGTCCGCAGCGGACAGATGCTGGCAGTTATTGGCAGCTCAG GTTGTGGTAAAACATCTTTGCTGGACATACTAACATGCCGCGATGAGGGCGGCACAATGACGTCCGGTCAGGTTCTGATTAACGGGAAGCCCAACACGCCCCAGCTGGTGAAGAAGAGCATCGCTCATGTCCGCCAAGACGACCgccttcttcctcacctcactGTCCGTGAAACTCTCGTCTTTGTGGCAAAACTGAGGCTCCCCACCCACTTCACACAGgctcagagggagcagagg GTGGATGATGTCATTGCAGAGCTGCGGCTCCGACAGTGTGCTCACACTCGGGTGGGAAACGACTACGTGAGGGGAGTTTccggaggagagaggaggagagtcaGTATAGCTGTCCAGCTTCTCTGGAACCCtg GTATTTTGATCCTGGATGAGCCCACGTCAGGTTTGGACAGCTTCACAGCCCACAACCTGGTGATCACACTGTCCCGCCTGGCCCGGGGAAACCGCCTGGTCCTGCTGTCGGTCCACCAGCCCCGCTCAGACATCTTCCAGCTCTTTGACCTCGTCGTCCTGCTGTCATCGGGTTCAGCCGTTTACTGTGGCGCTGCTCGGGACATGGTGCCTTACTTCACTGCTCTGGGATACCCCTGCCCGCGATACTGCAACCCCTCTGACTTCTATG TTGATCTGATCAGCATAGACCGGCGCAGTCTGGACCGAGAGGCCGAGTGTTTGCAGCGGGCCACAGTTCTGGCTGAACACTTCATGGAAAAGGTGCGAGACTCAGAGGATCACATGTGGAAACCAGCTGGGACAGACATGCCAACATCTGAAag CCCTCAGCAGCCGAGCACGGAAATAAAAGAGGAAGTAATCACAGTTTCCAACCAAAGAGACAGACTGCCTGGCAGACTGCAACAATTCACAATCCTCATCAG GCGTCACATGCACAATGACTACAGAGACCTGGTCACCGTATTGGTGCACGGCTTCGAGGCCCTCCTCATGTCACTGCTGGTCGGTTGTCTCTACTACGGGGCAGGAGACGAGCGTCTGTCCATCCAGGACACCGTGGCCCTCCTCTACATGATCGGAGCTCTCACCCCATTTGCTGTGGTGCTGGACGTCATAGCTAAAT GTCACACAGAGAGAGCCATGCTCTACCACGAGCTGGAGGACGGCATGTACTCCGTCACCTCCTACTTCTTTGCTAAG GTCCTGGGGGAGCTACCAGAGCACTGTGTGTTCACCTTGGTGTACGGCCTGCCCATCTATTGGCTGGCCGGGCTTAACGAGGCTCCGGAGCGTTTCCTGCTCAACTTCCTGCTGGTGTGGCTGATGGTTTACTGCAGCCGAGCCATGGCTCTGTTTGTGGCCGCTGCGCTGCCCACCCTGCAGACCTCAGCCTTCATGGGCAACTCCTTGTTCACCGTCTTCTATTTGACTGGAGGTTTTGTCATCAGCCTGGAGAATATGTGGCTTG TGGCCTCGTGGATCTCCCACGTCTCCTTCATGCGTTGGGGCTTCGAGGGGCTGTTGCAAGTGCAGTTCAGAGGCACCATATACCCCATCACCGTCTCAAACCACACCATCTATATTGACGGCATATAC ATGGTGAGGATCATGAACATGGACCAGTACCCTCTGTATGCGTGCTATCTGGTCCTGCTGGCAGTCTGCCTGGCCTTCATGGCGCTCTATTACTTGTCCCTAAAATTCATCAAACAGAAGTCCAGTCAGGACTGGTGA